CGGCTTCGTAGCGAGCCTCTGGTAACACGCCCAGGAGCAGGCCTCCATGGCTTAGCCGTTCCACTTGGCCAGAAGCGCGAAGTAAAAGCGGGGGATTGTGCCCGGCATTCACATAGGTAAGCTGGTGGGTAGAGGGAGTATAGCGAGCTTGAAAGAATGTGATGAACTGGTCGGGTTCGGTGTTATCGCAGATGACCCGGTTGATCTGGGCCGTGCTTTGTTCCAGCGTGCTTTCAAGGGGCAGGAGCACGTGCAGACAGGCCTGCAGGTTGGCCATGAGCAGGGCAGCGGCCATCCCTTTGCCGGCCACGTCGGCAATGGCCAGCCGCAGGCTCCCATCGGATTCATAGAGCACGTCGTAGTAGTCGCCGCCCACATCCTGGCTGGGCAGGGCACATGCGGCCAGTTGCACACCGGGCGCTTCGGGCAACCGTTGCGGCAGCAGGCGCTGCTGGATCTGGCGAGCCCGTTGCAGTTCGCGTTCTAAGTGTTGGCGTTCAATCTGGGCCTCGATCAGAAACGTGTTGCGGATGGCCGAGGCGGCCAGGGTGCCCAGGGCATAGAGAAACTCAATTTCACCCGGACCGTAGGCGGCTCCGTTGATGCGCCGGCCCAGTCCCAGTACGGCTTGCGTAACGCCCTGCTGCCGAATGGGCAGTACCAGATACAGATGAAAGGCGCGCAGCCAGTCCCAGGTAGCAGACGCCTCTTCCAGGAGCAGGGGGTGTTCCAGGCGGCCCAGTTGCGCTGCACGTTCGGGGGGGAGGGTTGCAGGCAGGCCTCGGCTGGCGAGCACTTCAAAGGAGGCGGTTCCATCCGGCGCTTCCACGCGCACCAGGAGCAGATAGCGGTTGATCAGGAGCTGGCCCATTAAGGCCAGCGAAAGCAGATGAGCCAGTCGATCCCGGTCGATGGTAGCATTGAATTCCTGGGACAGCTCAAACAACGTGTCGAGCTGTTGCAATCGAAGGTCAAGGTCTCGGTTGGCCTGTTGCAGCTCTTCAATCAGGAGGGCGTTATGCAGCGCCGCAGCCGAAAGCGTGGCCAGAGCCTGCGCGAATTCCAGTTCCCGTTTTGAGAAAGGCTGGCCTGTTGCCTTGCGGCCCAGCGCAAGGAGGCCCAGCAGCCGATGTCGAAACATCAGGGGAACAACCAGGCATAGCCCGTGCGCGCGTAGTGCGTCAGGTACCTCGGCATCATGGAGCAGATGGTCTGAAGGCGGCAGGGGTAAGTCCAGCGTCGTGCCGGGCGTCAGATCTACGGGGCCTCGCGCATCGGCTACCCGGAAGCGCTGGGCGAGTGGATCAAACAACAACACAGCACCTCGTGTAACCAGCAGCTTGCTGAGCGTTGAAAGCAGCAGGTTGCGCACCACGGCTTCTCGGTCATCCGACGTGCTCAGCAGGCGGCTGGCCTCGTAAAGGGCGCGCAGATCAAAACGGTCGGTGGGTTTGGCTGTCGCGTGATCGCTCATGGCGCCGAGGCTTCAGGGATTTCATCGAGGTGTACCACTTCCGCCTGACGGGTGCGGCCCTGTGCCAGGTGCAAGCGCACGCAGGTTTTGATGCGATGCAAGCCTTCGCGTCCGGCTGCTCCAGGGTTCAGGTACAGCATACCGTTTAGCGACGAAACGCGTTCGATGCGAAGAATATGGCTGTGGCCGCAGATAAACACATCGGGTCGTTGCTGGCGTAGTCGCGAAGCAATGCCGGGCGCCCAGCGTCCGGGGCGCCCTCCGATATGGGTCATCCAGATCCGCACCCCTTCCAGCATGAGCGTAAGCTCTGCGGGAAGGCGCCGGCGCAGCTCAGGCCCGTCAATGTTGCCATAAACGGCATGGACGGGCGCCAGGGTTTTGAGCCGTTCGAGCACGTCAATCGAACCAACGTCGCCGGCATGCAAGATCAGGTCCACATCTGCAAACGCTTCCGGCAGCGCTGGATGGAAAAAGCCATGCGTGTCTGAGAGAATGCCCAGAATCATAACGCCATGCGGCGTGTCACACCGTCGCTGATTGGCAGAGAAAATACGACGCCCGCCGGTGGCATCAAAAATGGAGGGTTCGCAATGGCCAGTCGTCAGCGAAGCGTCAGGCGCAATCCGGCCTGCACCCGCGGCGCAGCTTCTTCCGTTTCAGAGGACCAGAAGAGCAGGGGCAGGCCTACGAACGGCAAAATCTGATAGGAGGGGCGATTGTATTCCAGGCCGCTCTGCACCCAGACAATTCCGCCGGTATACGTGCGCTCCCACGTCGCTGCTGCATCGGCGCTACGCTTGCCAGCCCCTTCAGCCATGGTACGGGTTTCTCGCGCCGATTCGATCAGGTTGTAGTAGCGGGCTGTTCCCGTCAGGCTGACAAAAACATTGCTGCGGGCGGGATTAAGCAGCAATGCGTAACGCACGAGCAGGTGCAGCTCCCATCCAAAGGCTTGCTGATAGGTAATTTCAAAGCGAGGCGGCGGATCGGCGGTTGTGAAAGCAGCATCTGAAGCTGTTTCGGGCTCTTCCAGGGGCGTCCAGCGCTCGTAGCCTGTGCGCACGCGGCGCAGGCCAACGGCGTAGTTGGCTACCACAAACGGCGATAGCAACGATGAGGTAAGAAGAGCCACATCGATTTGAGGAAAACCGAGCATGCCATCCATGGCCGGATCGACAGCCAGTCGGAAGGCATAGCTGTCCTTTTCGGAAGCCTGGTAGAATTTGAGAAGAATCCAATCAATGGCCAGCGTACGGCCAGTAGTTCCGCCACTGGCGTTGAGAACGACGCCGAGATCAAGCTGATCTCCCAGCGCATAGTTCAGGTGGAAGCGCAGCCCTAAAGGCAGGCCGAACAGTCCACTACTGGCTGGGCCACTTTCCTGGCCCAATGTGCGAGCACAGCAGAATAGCTCGGTTCCCACCGCATAGCCATCAAAGAAACTGCGGCGGGCCGTTTCGCTATGATAGAGCCCATCATTGAGCTGAGCGGGCGTCTGCGCTCTGGTCGGATCGCTTAAACCGGCGCCCAGCAGCAGTAACATACTGCCGGTGCGGGCAATCCGACGTAGCGCCTGGAAGCCTGCGCCTCGCATGGTGGGGGATCGATGGTGAAAAATAAACGGTACGGGATCGGACCGTACCTTTCTGTACAATTTAACAATTTAAAAATTATCTGCAAGAAGTCCAGCCTCTTAGAGGGTCAGGCTTTCTCCTGGCTTCATTACCTGCACCTTGAATCCTTCCTGCTCCAGACGCTTGCGGCACTGCTCAATATCGATCTGGATGGGCGGAAACGTGTTGTAGTGGATGGGAATAATCAAGCCAGGTTTGAGCATCCTGGCAGCCCGAACGGCTCCTTCAACGCCCATGGTGAACAGATCGCCTACCGGCATCAGGGCGACGTCAATGTTATAGTCTTCGCCATACCAGGCCATTTCGGCGAAGGGGCACGTGTCGCCCAGGTCATAGATAACCTTTCCTTCGATTTCGAGCAAGTACCCATTGGGGTTACCACCATAGGTGCCATCGGGGAATGAGGAGGAGTGCCGGGCATAGGTCTGCGTCACACGGCCCCACGGAAATTGCCAGGAGCCTCCTGTGTTCATAGGGTGCACGTTGTTGTGCCCATGCTTCTGGGCATACTGAGTGATTTCAAAGTTGGCAATCAGCAGGGCACCGGTGCGGCGTGCAATGTCCAGGGTGTCGCCCCAGTGGTCGCCATGGGCATGCGTCAGTAGAATGACATCAGGCTGCAACTGATCAGGTGTGACTACCCCCTGCGTGTGCGGATTGCCCGTGATAAAGGGGTCGAAAAGGAGCGTGGTCCCGTTTGTCTCAATCTGGAAGGCCGAATGTCCGAAATAGGTGAGCTTCATGGCTATCCCTGGTTTAATTGGACCGGATACGCCTGTCGTAATAAACAAGAAGCCAAGCGTTTTTGCCAGTCGAAGGTACCGGGGTGCTTGTTACGATTCGGCTACGTGCGGGCTACGCGATACAGCCAGTACACAAAGCCAAGGAAAACGAGCACGCCCAGTCCGTGGGCGATGGGCGTAAAGCTGTCAGGTACCAGGCGCAGCACATCGGTGCTCTGGGCCAGCGCAAACGGAATGGCGAGCAGAATGCCCACCAGGGCTTCGCCAGTAATTAATCCGGAAGCGAAGAGCAGTCCGCGCGACGACTCCGACCGTCCGCCCAGGGCGCGCCCGGCTGCGTAGGACACGAGTCCGCCCACGAAGATGGGCACCGACAGCTCCAGGGGCAGGTAAATACCCACGGCAACCGCTAGCACAGGCATTCGGAAACTGCTTCCTCGAGCCTTCAATACCTGATCTGCTGCAATGATCGCAACGGCAATCAGGGCTCCGATACCGATAATTGACCAGTCCAGACTACGGGCGAAGACCCCCTGCGCAACCGACTGCATGAGGCTGGCCTGCGGCGCTGCGAGCATCTGGGAGGGGTCCATGC
This DNA window, taken from Rhodothermus profundi, encodes the following:
- a CDS encoding PP2C family protein-serine/threonine phosphatase gives rise to the protein MSDHATAKPTDRFDLRALYEASRLLSTSDDREAVVRNLLLSTLSKLLVTRGAVLLFDPLAQRFRVADARGPVDLTPGTTLDLPLPPSDHLLHDAEVPDALRAHGLCLVVPLMFRHRLLGLLALGRKATGQPFSKRELEFAQALATLSAAALHNALLIEELQQANRDLDLRLQQLDTLFELSQEFNATIDRDRLAHLLSLALMGQLLINRYLLLVRVEAPDGTASFEVLASRGLPATLPPERAAQLGRLEHPLLLEEASATWDWLRAFHLYLVLPIRQQGVTQAVLGLGRRINGAAYGPGEIEFLYALGTLAASAIRNTFLIEAQIERQHLERELQRARQIQQRLLPQRLPEAPGVQLAACALPSQDVGGDYYDVLYESDGSLRLAIADVAGKGMAAALLMANLQACLHVLLPLESTLEQSTAQINRVICDNTEPDQFITFFQARYTPSTHQLTYVNAGHNPPLLLRASGQVERLSHGGLLLGVLPEARYEAERLSLNAGDLLVLFTDGVTEAMGPHHEPFGEDRLLTCLQAHRHQSAHAIVTAVQQAVEQFTNRPANADDDFTLVILKVLPS
- a CDS encoding metallophosphoesterase family protein, producing MILGILSDTHGFFHPALPEAFADVDLILHAGDVGSIDVLERLKTLAPVHAVYGNIDGPELRRRLPAELTLMLEGVRIWMTHIGGRPGRWAPGIASRLRQQRPDVFICGHSHILRIERVSSLNGMLYLNPGAAGREGLHRIKTCVRLHLAQGRTRQAEVVHLDEIPEASAP
- a CDS encoding metal-dependent hydrolase, coding for MKLTYFGHSAFQIETNGTTLLFDPFITGNPHTQGVVTPDQLQPDVILLTHAHGDHWGDTLDIARRTGALLIANFEITQYAQKHGHNNVHPMNTGGSWQFPWGRVTQTYARHSSSFPDGTYGGNPNGYLLEIEGKVIYDLGDTCPFAEMAWYGEDYNIDVALMPVGDLFTMGVEGAVRAARMLKPGLIIPIHYNTFPPIQIDIEQCRKRLEQEGFKVQVMKPGESLTL